In Rosa rugosa chromosome 4, drRosRugo1.1, whole genome shotgun sequence, the genomic stretch gtatatatatatataaagaatcATCCTCTCCATCTGAGTCATTTTCCACTGAGTTtgtattaaaatttgaagtcttCTCTTCAGAATTTCCAGCCGGCGCTGCTTCTAGATCTATCAAACATGTCGAGCTTTATATTGTATATACAAAGTGTGAAGCTCGTTATTTGTCATTTttctaatataaaaaaaaaaaaaaattacatagtagcacatgaccaaagatataaacacaaaaaactcaccttcaatttgttttatacaaataaggacataaGCTCAGGCCCAAAACCAAATGAAGCAGACCTGGCTTCAAATTTTGAtagaaaatgactaaaatgctCAGTTTTTATTATAATTTACGCTCATGCCACTGCCATAATCCTCACCAACCAAAACCTGAAATCCCCAAATGCAAAACGCAAAACCCCCAAACCCAAATTGGAAAACCTAAAAACTCCAGCGACAAATCCAAAACGCTTTGCAAAATCTCCGTAGTAGCAGCGCTCAGCTTGAAATCTCAGCCATGTCCATGACTCTCAAAGCTTCGCAACTGTAAATATAATGATCGAGTCGTTGTGGTGAGGCCGAGGACGAGGTTAGCTGTGAAAAAGCTGAAGGAGGAGGCGGTGCTGCCGGAGCTGGAGAAGGAGAAGTAGAAGGACTGCGTGATTGTGATTTCGGAGAAGGAAGACTCCGATTCGGAGGGTgaaagggaggaagaagaagaagagaacaaaGCTGTGATGGCTGACGATAGTGGTGGCTTGAGTGCTAGCAAGGCTGCTGGGCAAGAAGAAGAGAACAGTACGGCGCCGTTTCCTGAAAAGGTATATCAATGTTCTTATCTTGTATTTGTGctactgtgctactgtgttagccttatgtattcttttttttgtatttgttttagAAGAAGATGCCGGTGCCCAGATGTattcttatttttgttttgtttgtgaaCTTAAGCGCCTTTCCTTAAGCAAGATGTTAAATGAATTTGTGGGCTTTTTCGGTTATTTTATGTATGAGAattgttgtttgttttggtgAAGTTGCTGAGTTTCTCTGATATGCAATTGTTTTCAGTGTAGTTTAGGTGACTTTAGCAGTCGCAGAGAGTGGGCTAAGTAGTAAACTTTTTGTTTTTCACATGCTTGGATTCTTCACCCCATTGCATTGCAACGTTATGTGGATTAACTGAATTGCAAAAAGATTAGGCTTATTTGTTGTGAGGTATAGGTTGTGTTAGCCTTCCCATCTATTTCTTTTATTGTGAATTGTGTTCAGGTTTTAGGTTTAACTTTTTATAACTATAATATCTAAGTTTTCTTTGTTAGTTGTTTTAAACTACGACAATGATAAAGGACAACAACATATTTTGTTGGTAACTGGTCTGGGTTTTTATTCAACTTAGGACTGACCTGTTGTTATTTTATTAGGCAGCTAGTTATTGTCCTGCAGCTCTTTTAGCACTAACACTCACGGCAGAATGTTAATGCTCCTTTTTCTCTTTATCTGTAAGGTGGTTGAGGATTTGACAGTCACTAGTTTGTTGTAATCATGTGCTACTGTGctactgtgctactgtgttattgttgttatgtgctactgtgctactgtgttattgttgttatgtgctactgtgtttatttgaagtttctttctgcagtttattattgttatgtgctactgtgtttagtttattgttgttatgtgctactgtgttatcgTTGTATTTGTGCTACTAtgctactgtgttattgttgttatgtgttACTGcgtttatttgaagtttctttctgcagtttattgttgttatgtgctactgtgtttagtttattgttgttatgtgctactgtgttatcgttgtatttgtgctactgtgctactgtgttattgttgttatgtgctactgtgttcatttgaagtttctttctgcagtttattgttgttatgtgctactgtgtttagTTTATTGTTGTTGGAGATTTTGTTTGAAACCAAACATGGAGCCTAAAATATGATTTTCACTTCTGTGGGATCTCTATTGTTTCACTATCCCATCACTCATAATGTGCATGTGTGAAGtacatattattgttatgtgctactatgtGTGCAGTACATATTCTTCATGAactggacgagtgcagtagcagaactggacgagtatgagttcagcgagtgcagtagcagaattggacgagcatgagtgcagtagcagaattggacgagtaggagtgcagtagcagaattggacgagtatgagtgcagtagcaggattaggtgatgacgagtgcagtagcagaactggacgagtatgagtgcagcgagtgcagtagcagattggacgggtgcagtagcaggattaggcgatgacgagtgcagtagcagaacacaagtagcagaactggacgagtatgagtgcagcgagtgcagtagcaggattaggtgatgatgagtgcagtagcagaacatgagtagcagaactggacacgagtacaagtgcagtagcaaaaattgacgagtatgagtgcagcgagtgcagtagcaggattggacgagtgcaatagtaggattaggcgatgagatgagAGTTCATTCTCTTAGCAACGTATAgaagaaagatatatatatatatatatatatatatatttttttttttttttgcttttgagaagtaacataaatggattattctcaagaaaaaaaaaagtaatataaacatattattctcagaaataaaaaaaaaagtaacataaagggattaatctcagaaaaagaaaaaaaagtaatataaagggattagaagtcaaaatgagtagttaagggtaaaaaagtaaattaactcatgacatgtggcaagtggagagcaaattgtccttatttgtaagatttaatccttataaaatgattacaagtcaaaataagtagttaagggtaaaaaagtaaattaactcatgacatgtggcaagtggagagcatattgttcttaagtgtaaacttttgtccttaaatgttcaaaaccaaatgttgtagagttttttgtgttttgaaatcctattaagggggtatatgtagtttgctaaaaaaaaaagacttgaaCAATAATAAAATGTCAAGTCTCTTTAGCATTTGTGCCAACGATGGCGGATGCTAGCTCTGCTCATTTGACTGCAATGCGTCCCTTATCCCGCCACGTAGCAGTGATCGGCGCCGGTGCCAGCGGTTTGGTGGCTGCACGTGAGCTTCGGCGGGAAGGTCACAACGTCGTAGTGTTCGAGCAAGGAGACCAATTGGGTGGCAATTGGGTGTACACCCCAGAAGTGGAGTCCGACCCAATTGGTCTTTACCCAAACAGAACCATAGTCCACTCCAGCATGTACCAGTCTCTCAGGACTAACCTCCCCAGAGAGATCATGGGGTTCCGGAACTACCCATTTGCGGCCAagggagaagatgaagagagagaCCCCAGAAGGTTTCCGGGACACAGAGAGGTGTTGAAGTACTTGAATGACTTCGCCGGCGAGTTTGGGATTTGTGAGATGGTGAGGTTTGAGACTGAGGTGGTGTTCGTAGGTTTGGTGGAGGGTGGCAAGTGGATGGTGAAGTTCAAGAGCAAGACAAGTGATGAGGGTTTGGAAGAGATTTATGATGCTGTGGTCGTTTGTTGTGGGCATTATACTCAGCCTCGTGTAGCAGAAATTTCAGGTACGAGCTAGTATCAATCATATATAGAGAGATATATAGCTTTACTTGTTCTTGTGTCAATAAAATTGTATTGACTGAAGGAAATTGTATGAACTGAATTCCTTTGGaataattcttaggttcacctctagggtgaatgagcatattcaccccattgtcgattaacgcataataactttataattttctaatccaaccattcatgttgtataacgtaatacaaagattagctttgtaaaaaatcaatcaaattgaagatctttcagttattcatttctatgaaatacatggacggttcatcataatagtagtaagtgttgttagaaccatccatttgtttgattcaattagataattaaacgatttccgattcgattgattttttacagggatgatctttaaaggctaatttaatatatggaccgttggattataaatttattaaataaaagtatgttaatcgacaataggggtgaatatgctcattcaccctaggggtgaacctaagaattgttcattcCTTTGAGGTTGCAATTTCAATTGCATTCAAGCTAAAATTATGGAGAAAAAAATGTCTCACATTGAAAAAAGACACAATGCCATAAGAAATATAAGTTAATTAACTATTGAATTACTCACAATTGTACCTAGATATATTGAGATAAAAACATCACACTTGCTGATCTAAGATGGTTAAGTGAAAACTATTGGTATTTTGTCTAATCTAGGAATGCATGGGCCACACACTCCATTGCCACAAGAGTATACAACAAAAATAAGTTGGTTCTTACAAGTTTCTCCTTATCTTTAATGTCAATTACCTTCTTTTTAGGTATCACTACGTGGAAAGGGCGGCAAATTCACAGCCACAACTATCGAACTCCTGAGCCGTTTCGAGATCAGGTTCGTGACCACTCCTACATTCTGTAAAATCATGTAGGTTATGTTCTCATAACTTACCAATGTGACAATATTTGCATGAAGCAGGTCATAGGGTAGAACTCTTTAACTGTTCTGTTTTTGTATTCTTTCGTAGATGTTAACTTCGATTATCTGGTACCTGCTTTGCATAGGTTGTAATTTTGATAGGGAGCTCCAGTAGTGCTACTGATATCTATCGGGACATCGCTGGAGTTGCCAAAGAGGTTCACATTTCATCTAGATCTATTGCTTCCGAAACCAAAGAGAAGAAGCCTCACTTTAATACGATGCGGCTTAACACTATGGTAAGATAACACCCATATAGTAAGGATTAATTTTGTGATTATGATGAGAAGTAAGTCTTGCACTTATGTTATGATCTATACCCATGCAGATTAATAGTGGCTATGAAAACATGTGGGTTCGCTCTAAGGTATGATAACTCACCAAATTAAGAATTCCGGCTACTATGATGAGAAGTTATGAACTTACGATATAATCGAACCTATGCAGATTAAAAGTGTCCATGAAGATGGTAGTGTTGTTTTCATAAATGGGAGTGTTGTCGTCGCTGACACCATTCTTCATTGCACAGGGTATACTTGCTTTATAATCCTCTGTATTGAATGTGGAGTAATGTGAAGTGCAACAAAAATCAGAGCAAATGATAATCTATTAAAGTTTAATTTTCCTTTCAAGGTACAAATAtcatttgccttttcttgaAACCAATGGCATTGTAACCGTGGATGGAGATGACAACCGTGTCGGCCCACTGTTCAAGCATGTCTTCCCGCCTGCCTTGGCACCGTCGCTTTCTTTTGTTGGGGTTCCATGGAAGGTGTGTTTCTCTTCTGTGAATTGTATGCCGCATTTGGTTGTATCTTTATTCGTCTTGATAAGGGCGTTAATACAATAATACTTATACTTAATGGCCATTGTAACAGACCGTTCCTTTCCCCAATTTTGAACTTCAAAGCAAGTGGATAGCAGGAGTTTTGTCGAATCGAATTGCGCTTCCATCCAAAGAGGAGATGATGAAGGATGTTGTTAGTATAAAATATTGTTGGCATTCCAAAACCTACTATACCAGCCGTGTGAAGTATAAGGAAGTGTGAAGTATAAGGAATTGTTTCAAAGGAAGTGTGGTGTGGTTGCTTTGCTCTTTCGTACGTGTTGAAGAATTGGTGGCTTTTTTTAGCATGCAAGATTGTTTAATTGTATTGTGGAGAAAATGCTGTCAAAAGAATATTGCAGCTTGCTGCAATGATCAAAAGGtgaagaatattactgtacaccTCTTCTCCTTCACATGATCATTCCTTCTgttgaaaaccaaaaaaaaaaggaagtacATGAGAACATGCTatgaaagagaaaaggaagaacATGACAACGTGGTTTTCCATTTCTTCTTATGGAAACATTGCTGTCAAAGAAGAAAGTAGGAAGCAACTACATCTGGTTGCCAGCCATCTCATCTTGCCCACTCAATgcaatatccccttgagatggatccggtgCCTTGGTGATTTGTTAGTATTAACATATTGGCAAGGAGAGGCAATATCccattgagatggatccgggtgaggaagaaaatcttggagaggtaattaatatcccattgagatggatccgggtgaggaagaaaatcttggagaggtaattaatatccccttgagatggatccgagtgaagaagaaaggtgaaagcaaccatatctttttcttgcTGTCCACTCAATGCAATCATGAAGGCTTTGCTGTCGAAGATCAAAGTTGGAGACAATTGCAGCTAGGTTCTCTATCTTAGCTCACTGTCCGGTCCCTCCTCGTGACTCTACTCCAACCAAGCTGAATGAGTCTTGGTTATTcttcctcctatatatataggagttctGTGGTTCTTCTTTGTATTGAAATAGTTCAGGCTTTTCAATCACTTTGTTCTAAAAGAGTTGATCtctttgtttcttatgtttTGTCAAACTGTTTTGTTCCATGATTGAAAATAGTTTGTGAAACAACTAGTGAGTCTGTCCAGGAATGATTGCCGAGGTTAGTGCAATCTCAGAGTTGTAAGTTAGTCAGTTCAGGAGGGATTGCCGCGGTCAGTGCAATACCTGAGTTGTAACTTTGTAATCTGTTTTGATTAGTGAAtcattgggttctcaagagttagagccccgcagtgtttttgatctcaattgaggttttcactgcgtgaccaagttgtgttgtgttgtggaATTTTCTGTTCTCTGCCCAGTATCCAAAACACGTTCATCCTTGTATTTAcaattggcatcagagcgggttctaaagatttttagttgatccgtggtcAAGGATGGAATGTGAACGCGACAGAGCCTCTAGTTCCATAAATTGCCCGCCTTgttttgatggtgaagattTCTCGcaatggaagatcatgatgagTATCAAGCCtaagaaaaaggtaaaaaatgtTGCTTTCTCATCTCTTAAAATGAAAGATGTTGATGATAGTAGTTCTGTGGATTTTTCCTTACTAATCAATGAGTTTaaaaaatttcttaaaaataaaaactcttcTGATCGTATTTTGAAAAATACACCTGAATCAAAAATGGGGCAATTATCTGAGAAATGCATTGTTAAAAAATGTAAATGTTATGAATGTGGTGGTATTGGTCATATCTCTTCTGATTGTGGAAACAAAAAGTATAGCTCACGAAATAACAGGGCTCTTAAATCGACTTGGAGCAATAGTGACGAAGATTCTCAATCTGAGaatgaagaggtaaatcttgctcttatTTCCTCTCTTAATCATGACTTATCCGATGAGTTTGATATTAAAGTTGAAGCTTTTGATGAGGAGACAAATGAAAAATGTAAACAATTGTACAATGCTTCAAAAATTGTTCTTaagaaaaatttcaaacttgaacAAGTAGTAAAGTCTTTAagagtgaaaaaagaaaaaattgagcaaaattttgaaaatactTTAAGAGAATGGGAAAAGGAACGTTCTAACCTTGttgataagattaaagttttgcaggaTGAAATCAAGTCTCAAGATTGGGACAAAGAGCATGATGATCTTATTAACAAAATTAAGATATTGCATGTTGAAGTCAAGGCTCAGTCTACTCTAAATGTTTCACTAACctatgaaaatgagaaattgcaggatgagctatttaaagtcaaggaaagcttcaacAAGTTCTCCATTGGGTCTGAAAAGGTTTCTAAGATGATTGGCTTTGGTAAAGTTCATAGCAACAAAGAAGGTTTAGGGTATGAAGGTGGAACTTGCAAGCCTTTGACCTTTGTAAGAGGTGTGGAATGTGAAAAGTCAATGGGCCATTCTCAAACTTTAAATGACCATGATTCTGCTCCCAAGTTGCCCAAAAGATTAGAACCGAATTTGAATTCTCAAACCAATCAGATAGTTGCTCAGGTAAGTTCTGACAAACACAGGTATATTCACAACTCCATAAAGTTCATTCccacttgtcattattgtggaaaattggGACACATACGTCCTAGATGTAATATACTTCGCAGGATCACTCAAAGTCAAAGGAAAGCATCAAAAATTAGCCCAACTGCATCGCTGCAAGCTGAGCTGAAAGAGCATCTGAAGTTGATTAAAAGGATGGCAGAGCGTATTCCAATCCCCAAAGAGCAGAatttgaagcagaagcaaatttggattaaaaaaggttctAATAATTGTATTTCTGCTCATATGGATAAACTTGATAACATGTTTGAACTTGCTTCTGTTCCTATTAAACACAAATTGGCTGATTCGGTTACTAAGTCCTTAGACACAGCTCGATTTGAATCTCTTAGAAGCGACATTGGTGGgtgctctaagtattgatactctcacttcacTTGATCCATTCTGCATGCATTCATATTGTATGATCTCATTGTAGTATAAGTGCATTGCTCTTTTTATTtctgtattttttatttttctggtttcTGGAGAATCAGGATTGCATGTGTAGTTTGTATCCCGAAGTGTCTGACAGATTcatttgaacttagattgacaaggttTCTACTCCCTTCCTTAAATATGAGTGTGATGAGATGATTAGCATGTTTTGAACTTGTTCTTGCATCACTGTGTAATCTCAAACATGATcaacatattctctatcacTTTGTAtgatcacatgcacacatactcctTGTGGTGGTAAGTAATATTCTTGGTTGACTTGTTCTTAGTCCACACATATGAAGTTGTTAAAATGTTATTATTGCTCCTAGTTAAAAAGGTACAATATATTtggagcatggccaggctattcccaaagtaaacaggccttggtcgtgacgaacgatataaggattgggaagaaaagggaatggtttggtcaccccggtggtatgtaaaactattgactcgagttgatgtgtcctttgggatgtccttgttacatctagtaccctaaagtcatctgacttgggagctgctgGCATAAAACTCATTACATGAGTCTTAGTTTTCTTGTGAAAAACTATATGTtgtgtgaaaagaaaaaaaaaaaaaaaaatttaaaattgtgcCCACACGGAGATATAAGGGGGAATATCTATGTTGTTCATTTATTCTCTTCGTGTGTGTGTTCTAATTTCAAGGATTCTAAGAATGTTACACACTCCATCTTGAGTTATGTTCACTTACACAACAaaggtatagaatactcgatcatCTTCCAGCTTACCTTGTGGTTGTCAAAAATGGTTTACTCATGTGACCTTATCTTGTTGCATTTATGTTTATGGTTTTGTGGTCGTACTCTTGTCTGAAAAGCTATGCAAATTGAATCTGTTTTTAACTCTTGGATAcaaacccactcattgtgtgtttgcatttcattcgTGCATCCTTCATAACATGATCCCATTTAGGGGGAGTATTGATATTTggactatcttcctctgattgTTTCTTCTTGGGTTGGTGTCTCTTGAGCAACATCTACAGGTAATTCTTCTTCTACATTGCTTCCGCTACATAGttgcctttgtcattcctagacaaaaagggggagaagatATTTGTTgacatttggttttgttttcctGGTTTATGTTGTTTAATTTGGCTAGACTTCTTTATGGTTTGAACTAGTCGGTTAAATTGCTACTACATGACTTATTGAATTGCAGTTTCATGTCTTGATCATAGTATTAGTTTTTCACAAAGTGTGTGATAAAGATTTCAGGAACAGAGGATTCTCTAGTACTACATGAGGGGGAGTTGATCTAGATTATAGTAGTTTTGtttaggaatgccaaagggggagattgttagtataAAATATTGTTGGCATTCCAAAACCTACTATACCAGCCGTGTGAAGTATAAGGAAGTGTGAAGTATAAGGAATTGTTTCAAAGGAAGTGTGGTGTGGTTGCTTTGCTCTTTCGTACGTGTTGAAGAATTGGTGGCTTTTTTTAGCATGCAAGATTGTTTAATTGTATTGTGGAGAAAATGCTGTCAAAAGAATATTGCAGCTTGCTGCAATGATCAAAAGGtgaagaatattactgtacaccTCTTCTCCTTCACATGATCATTCCTTCTgttgaaaaccaaaaaaaaaaggaagtacATGAGAAAATGCTatgaaagagaaaaggaagaacATGAGAACATGCTatgaaagagaaaaggaagaacATGACAACGTGGTTTTCCATTTCTTCTTATGGAAACATTGCTGTCAAAGAAGAAAGTAGGAAGCAACTACATCTGGTTGCCAGCCATCTCATCTTGCCCACTCAATgcaatatccccttgagatggatccggtgCCTTGGTGATTTGTTAGTATTAACATATTGGCAAGGAGAGGCAATATCccattgagatggatccgggtgaggaagaaaatcttggagaggtaattaatatcccattgagatggatccgggtgaggaagaaaatcttggagaggtaattaatatccccttgagatggatccgagtgaagaagaaaggtgaaagcaaccatatctttttcttgcTGTCCACTCAATGCAATCATGAAGGCTTTGCTGTCGAAGATCAAAGTTGGAGACAATTGCAGCTAGGTTCTCTATCTTAGCTCACTGTCCGGTCCCTCCTCGTGACTCTACTCCAACCAAGCTGAATGAGTCTTGGTTATTcttcctcctatatatataggagttctGTGGTTCTTCTTTGTATTGAAATAGTTCAGGCTTTTCAATCACTTTGTTCTAAAAGAGTTGATCtctttgtttcttatgtttTGTCAAACTGTTTTGTTCCATGATTGAAAATAGTTTGTGAAACAACTAGTGAGTCTGTCCAGGAATGATTGCCGAGGTTAGTGCAATCTCAGAGTTGTAAGTTAGTCAGTTCAGGAGGGATTGCCGCGGTCAGTGCAATACCTGAGTTGTAACTTTGTAATCTGTTTTGATTAGTGAAtcattgggttctcaagagttagagccccgcagtgtttttgatctcaattgaggttttcactgcgtgacCAAGTTGTGTTGTGTTATGGAATTTTCTGTTCTCTGCCCAGTATCCAAAACACGTTCATCCTTGTATTTACAGATGTCAAAGCTTTCTACTCGTCACTTGAAGCTTCTGGCAAACCTACACGACACACTCATGACATTTTTGATTATCCGGTAaatttagtttctttgtttccGTATCAATATAATATTTTAGTCTCACTGATATCTCCGTACTTAGCATGAAATCTAGAGTAAGTATTTGGGGTGTAATTTTGGCAGGGTGAATATGCTGATTGGCTTGCAGTACAATGTGGGTCTCCAGTCCTAGAACAATGTAGAGAACAAATGATGTTGACAGTAGCAAAGAATTGGTTAGTCCGACCCAAGACATATCAAGATGAGTGGgatgtgtttggctccaaaaccagttggcttgcaaattgtctcttttgagcgagtgattgcgcaggcgtgccagcaccgcggggtgcagtcgttggggtagtcccttgacccgacttcttcttcaagcgctgtggacgaggagagcaccaacctcgtcacagggttcttctctagcctttcggaaaatgacttttgccttacggataaggactttgggtgtaaTCTCTTCGGTCACcaaaatcgatactcaacgttgtaggttgagcagagcaatcactgggaagtttggagaaagcacggggtttgctaaagcgtgactttagcttcgctgggttgcgagggcgttacccttgcttcgctggaagtaacggtggcggttgcgctagcagtcggctcctggggagactaggactgaaagtacggtcgccgggttgatctggtgatgctgacagtcggctcgtggagagactaggactggcgcgcggtcaccggttttcaacgaggttgaaggtttgctccggggaggctttgtaatcgctaggattgattgatatcaGAGAGGTCCTTGttttgtccttgaaacctgatatatatacctagggtttcgactgttccttgtcatagaagggatattgattgaagtttcctattcaatcctcgctacccgactccaataaggtttcatttttcctcatggatcacggaatgggtgaagctgaaacccaaacccgaataggcttatttttgggccgcaggcaTCGACCCgttatgctaaatccactaaaggatcttgccaaaattacttttgggctcaaacaggaTGATAACCATTTAGTACTGCAAGCTTATGAGAGCTTCAAGAATGGAGTTTAACTTATTAGAAGTGATGTGAAATCAGACTTTGCCAGATGAATTCGAATCATGAAATGATCACCTTGTTTCTTGTTGAAAGTTCATCCAATTATCTACATCTTAATGCGTTGTTGTCCCTTTGCGGTTAGGAAATGAAGGTTTCCCAAAAAGGTTATGTAATTCAATGAGCATCTGAGACATTATCAAAGCTCGGGTAATAATTTATTTAGTGATCGTTAATTAGTTAGTTACCATGTAATATATTGTATTTTTTAAATACGTCAATTTAATGACAGTTAATGAAACAATTATTGTTATTTCATACTACCTTAGCGAAATTCACAGATACAATTATTCTAATAACATTACATGATTACATACTCCGTGGTAAGTCTGGTAGAATTGTTAATCATGTTGAAAGTGGGTGGTGCAAACGGAGGTGCGTGACTCCATATGTGAATGGCGCTAGACAAGGTGGCGACAAAGGAGTTTACCCCTAGTTGTCAACTTTTCATTCCCAGTCTGTAAATAAAAACAATCAACCGTGGTTGACCAAAAGCCACATTGCTAACATTTGTGCCGGCTATGGTAGCTAGCTCTGCTCATTCGGCTACAATGCAACCCTTATCCCACCACGTAGCAGTGATCGGGGCCGGTGCCAGCGGTTTGGTGGCTGCACGTGAGCTCCGGCGAGAAGGACACACTGTCGTCGTCTTCGAGCGAGGTGACCAAATCGGGGGTACGTGGGTGTACACTCCAGAAATGGAGTCTGACCCAATTGGTCTCCACCCAAACAGAAACATAGTCTACTCGAGCATGTACCAGTCTCTCAGGACCAACCTCCCCAGAGAGATCATGGGGTTCCGGGACTACCCATTTGCggccaaggaagaagatgaaggagaGACCCGAGAAGGTTTCCGGGTCACAGAGAGGTGTTGAAGTACTTGAATGACTTCGCCGGCGAGTTTGGGATTTGTGAGATGGTGAGGTTTGAGACTGAGGTGGTGTTCGTGGGTTTGGTGGAGGGTGGCAAGTGGATGGTCAAGTCCAAGAGCAAGAGAGGTGAGGATTTGGAAGAGATTTATGATGCTGTGGTTGTCTGTAATGGCCATTCTACTGAGCCCCGTGTGGCCCAAATTGAAGGTATGGATCAATGTCAGAGCTTTACTATTAATTAGGTTGTGAAGATAATAGGATTGGAGTTTATCAAGTTTGTATTCTTAACTTGAAATTGCAATTTCAACAAAGTTTGT encodes the following:
- the LOC133742359 gene encoding flavin-containing monooxygenase FMO GS-OX-like 2; translated protein: MADASSAHLTAMRPLSRHVAVIGAGASGLVAARELRREGHNVVVFEQGDQLGGNWVYTPEVESDPIGLYPNRTIVHSSMYQSLRTNLPREIMGFRNYPFAAKGEDEERDPRRFPGHREVLKYLNDFAGEFGICEMVRFETEVVFVGLVEGGKWMVKFKSKTSDEGLEEIYDAVVVCCGHYTQPRVAEISGITTWKGRQIHSHNYRTPEPFRDQVVILIGSSSSATDIYRDIAGVAKEVHISSRSIASETKEKKPHFNTMRLNTMINSGYENMWVRSKIKSVHEDGSVVFINGSVVVADTILHCTGYKYHLPFLETNGIVTVDGDDNRVGPLFKHVFPPALAPSLSFVGVPWKTVPFPNFELQSKWIAGVLSNRIALPSKEEMMKDVVSIKYCWHSKTYYTSRVKYKEV